The sequence GCCAAGGCTCCCCACCTTCGCCCCGGAGCGAACGCTCTCGCGGGCGTCGCGCTCCTTCGCGCGAAACATCTCATCCACTTTCTTCTGATCAAGGTCCGAGTCCGTCGGCACCCAGAAGAAGGGTTCCTTCTGCGCCTTTACCTTGCGGAAGTTCGGCTCCCAATTGAAGGAGTTCAGCTTCACGTGGTAGTCGAtccgctccctctcccagtTATCCCACTTCAGGAACACTTTTTGCTGGTCGTCGTGATCCATGGCGCCGGTGGTAGTAAGGTTGTGCATGTGGGTCATGATGTCCATGTCGTTGAGCACCTTGCCAGGGCCCTCGAGGTCTAGCTGCGAACACAGAAAAGCAAGCTCCTCACAGATGTTCTCCGTGTCGCCCCACAAGTAGTGCCCACCGCTGGGCCGCATGCGCAGAACCAGCGGACGAGCAACCGGATCCACGTCCCTgcgggtgcgctgctgccgcagctttGCCACGTACTTAAGTGCATTCCACGCCGGAACACGGTCGTCATCGAGGCAGACCGATATCATCATGCCAGGGTACGTCACACGGTCGTTCACATTGTAGTACGGATCGTACTGCTTGAGCAAGTCCAGGTCTCTCTTGTTGTTGAGCGGGTCACCCCAGTCCTCGCGCTCGGCGAGCGACAGCGGAAGGTCGGGGTCGATCATGGTGTTAATGATGTCCAGGAACGGCGACCGCATCAGTGCATTGCCGAACAGtccacacccacgcatgTTCATGGCTGCCGCGATCGGTACACAGCCAGCGCTGGCCCCCGCAGCCACCATCAACTCCGGTTTTGTGTAGCCCATATCCACCATGTGCTCGCAGCACGCGATGAAGTCCTTGATGCACTTGATTttgttctctcccttcccaaGCTGGGCCCAGTTGGgcagctcgccgccgccgcggacgTGTGCGAAGGCAACGGTccaacgccgccgcagcatcCAGATGTACGGGGCCAGTTGGAAGTGCATCGAGGGAACTTCACCGTAGGAGCCGTAGACATAGATGAGGCAGTGCTTTGGTGTGTTGGGCTGTGCCTCAAAGTCAGTCGCTTCCTGAATGAACgcgtcgcggcgctggcatATCGTGATTGGAATCTCTGTTCCGTCCTCCGAAACGCAGACATCGCGGTAGATGCTGTAGGGCCACATGTAATCCCACGGCGTGAAGTGCTCTGACTGGCGTTGTGTGAAGAGGGCCTCAGACGTGCACAGCCTCGCCTGGGTGGACGTGATGTCCGAGCTGAAGTTGAAGACGCAGTCGCGCGGCGGCTGAATCAGGCTGCTGTAGACAAAGCTCATCGCCTCTTGCCCAAAGTTCTTGTTCAAGCCAGGGGTCACTGTGGTCAGCTGGGGAAAGTGCAGCACAACGTCCTCTATCCGCGGcgtctgcgcagcagcgtcgagaCCGCCGTCACACCTGATGACGCGAATATGCTGAATGCGCTCGAAGGCGAAGTGTGACTCGTAAAGAATGATGCGACCCTGGAAGAGATCCACGTCAGAGATTTGCACGTCGTCGCGGTGCGGCACAAGCTCTTTCcactccgcctccttcccaTAAGCCAAGGCCACCTCGTCGCGAATGTACACCACACGGTAGTTCGGTCCCTTGTCGGATGTCACCATGAGAAAGTTGCCGTTGTAGTGCTCCAGCCAGTTCCATCCCGACTTCCCTGCTATCTCGACCGGCTTGCCCTCCTTGAAGAAGGACTTCAGAGGGGTTGGAATAATAGGGAAGGATGCAGGCACGACTAGCGCGTTGCCGTTCACCTTCGAGTCCGAGGTTATCGTGACGAACCTGTTATCCTTTGTCTTTCGCACATCCACAAAAAACTGTTCGTCTTCATCACGGTAAATCTCCACCGGTGGCTCCAATATGCCGGGTCGTATTTCCTGCATCATGACACGGTGAGGCCGATTGAGCTCGTTCGATTCGGTGTAGAAAAACTGGCTGCCGGAGCCAAACTCGATGCTGACGATGTTCGTCCCGCGAATCACGTGGAACAGACTGGCGTTGTCGATACTACGAATGTGACACAAGTACCTGTCACCACCTTCCACCGAAAGGGTGTATGCGAGGTAGCGGCCGTCGTCAGAGACACGGCAAACACCAATGGAGCAGTCCTTGTAGCCgaagtgctgctggaggaggagagggttgATGAGTTCCTCTGCCAAGAGATCCACTTCACCAAATCGCTTCCGGTAGAAACCTGTCGCATTCGAGTCGTGCCCAGGAACGACACGGGTAAAGTACACATAGTCGCCGATGCGCTCCTCGCCCTTGTCATACCCGCCCTCACGGCTGCTCACAACCACCTTGGCATCCAGCTCTGCCCATAGACGACCCTTCGAATGTCGAAAGTCAAACTTGCTGCTAATCAGAGAGAAGTGCTGCATCTCCTTTTTAGCGTACTCTTGGGTGTTCCGGTCGAACAAGTCTTCCATGTAGCGAAATGGGTCCGGTTTCTGGGCTTCTCCATGCAGTTCGAGACCCTCAGGCTTCTCGGTGGGCAGCGGCCCGTCCAGCATAGGAAGTGGGTACGAATTACGGAGTTGCGGACACCATTTGTTAACCGCCTTACGCGATAAAGAGTAGCCCAGATTTGACGCCGGTACCCATGGAAAAAGTGCAGCCATGATTCCCACCTGCCCCCTGCGCGTTGCAGTTGGGCTAACCTTCGGAAAGTTGCGTTGTATTTGGGGagtggggaaaagggaggccAAGCTCCACAGGCTGTGGTGAACAACTTTCGATTACCAAAAATCTACAAATACAAAGAGGGTGTGCTACAACATAAAGCAAATGAACAGAAAAgtcaa comes from Leishmania panamensis strain MHOM/PA/94/PSC-1 chromosome 6 sequence and encodes:
- a CDS encoding oligopeptidase B-like protein (TriTrypDB/GeneDB-style sysID: LpmP.06.0320), producing the protein MAALFPWVPASNLGYSLSRKAVNKWCPQLRNSYPLPMLDGPLPTEKPEGLELHGEAQKPDPFRYMEDLFDRNTQEYAKKEMQHFSLISSKFDFRHSKGRLWAELDAKVVVSSREGGYDKGEERIGDYVYFTRVVPGHDSNATGFYRKRFGEVDLLAEELINPLLLQQHFGYKDCSIGVCRVSDDGRYLAYTLSVEGGDRYLCHIRSIDNASLFHVIRGTNIVSIEFGSGSQFFYTESNELNRPHRVMMQEIRPGILEPPVEIYRDEDEQFFVDVRKTKDNRFVTITSDSKVNGNALVVPASFPIIPTPLKSFFKEGKPVEIAGKSGWNWLEHYNGNFLMVTSDKGPNYRVVYIRDEVALAYGKEAEWKELVPHRDDVQISDVDLFQGRIILYESHFAFERIQHIRVIRCDGGLDAAAQTPRIEDVVLHFPQLTTVTPGLNKNFGQEAMSFVYSSLIQPPRDCVFNFSSDITSTQARLCTSEALFTQRQSEHFTPWDYMWPYSIYRDVCVSEDGTEIPITICQRRDAFIQEATDFEAQPNTPKHCLIYVYGSYGEVPSMHFQLAPYIWMLRRRWTVAFAHVRGGGELPNWAQLGKGENKIKCIKDFIACCEHMVDMGYTKPELMVAAGASAGCVPIAAAMNMRGCGLFGNALMRSPFLDIINTMIDPDLPLSLAEREDWGDPLNNKRDLDLLKQYDPYYNVNDRVTYPGMMISVCLDDDRVPAWNALKYVAKLRQQRTRRDVDPVARPLVLRMRPSGGHYLWGDTENICEELAFLCSQLDLEGPGKVLNDMDIMTHMHNLTTTGAMDHDDQQKVFLKWDNWERERIDYHVKLNSFNWEPNFRKVKAQKEPFFWVPTDSDLDQKKVDEMFRAKERDARESVRSGAKVGSLGKATGRNLYQEEQRGKP